One region of Carya illinoinensis cultivar Pawnee chromosome 8, C.illinoinensisPawnee_v1, whole genome shotgun sequence genomic DNA includes:
- the LOC122319179 gene encoding ABC transporter B family member 21-like isoform X3: MASLGQSAYAKAATVVEQTIGSIRTVASFTGEMQAIINYNKFLVEAYKSGVHESLASGFGLGMVYLVVFCSYAFAIWFGAKMILEKGYSGGEVLNVIFAVFTGSMSLGEASPCMSAFAAGQAAAFKMFETIERKPEIDAFDTKGRILDDIRGDIELRDVNFSYPSRPNEQIFNGFCLCITSGTTAALVGQSGSGKSTVISLVERFYDPLAGEVLIDGINLKEYQLKWIRGKIGLVSQEPVLFASSIMENIAYGKDGATIEEIRAATELANAAKFIDKLPQGLDTMAGERGTQLSGGQKQRIAIARAILKDPRILLLDEATSALDAESERMVQEALDRIMVNRTTVIVAHRLSTVRNADMIAVIHRGKMVQKGSHSELIKDPDGAYSQLIHLQEENKELEQSVDDQNKLEITVEPSRQSSQRMSVLRSTSRGSSGLGSSGRHSISASFGITTGVNVPEISLAEQQTSSLPAEQLPKVSLRRLAYLNKPEIPVLIVGAVAAISNGMILPIFSLLISSVVKTFYEPPKELKKDSKFWAIMFIVLGLALFLVIPARSYFFAVAGCKLIQRIRLLCFEKVIHMEVGWFDEPEHSSGAIGARLSADAASIRALVGDALGQIVENAASAIAGLVIAFVASWQLAFIILVLIPLIGVSGFLQVKFISGFSANAMIKYEEASQVANDAVGSIRIVASFCSEEKVMQLYKKKCEGPMKAGIRRGLISGIGFGMSFFLLFSVYATSFYAGARLIEDGKATFSDIFRVFFALSMVALGISQFNSFGPDSSKAKTAAASIFGIIDRKSKIDPSEESGMKLDDVKGEIELHHLSFRYPSRPDIQVFQDLSLSINSGKTVALVGESGSGKSTVISLLQRFYDPESGHITLDGIEIQKLQLKWLRQQMGLVSQEPILFNDTIRANISYGKEGNATEAEIIAASELANADKFISSLQQGYDTMVGERGVQLSGGQKQRVAIARAIVKSPKILLLDEATSALDAESEKVVQDALDRVMVNRTTVVVAHRLSTIKNADLIAVLKNGVIVEKGKHETLINFKGGYYASLVAVHPSASNA, translated from the exons ATGGCATCTCTTGGACAAAGTGCTTATGCAAAAGCAGCAACTGTAGTTGAACAGACAATTGGTTCAATCAGAACT GTTGCATCATTCACCGGTGAGATGCAAGCTATAATTAATTACAACAAATTTCTTGTAGAAGCTTACAAATCGGGTGTTCATGAAAGTCTGGCTTCGGGATTTGGTCTTGGCATGGTATATTTAGTGGTATTCTGTAGTTATGCTTTTGCGATCTGGTTTGGTGCAAAGATGATATTGGAGAAGGGATATAGTGGGGGTGAAGTGCTGAATGTGATATTTGCTGTGTTCACTGGGTCCAT GTCTCTAGGCGAGGCGTCTCCCTGCATGAGTGCATTTGCCGCTGGTCAAGCTGCAGCATTTAAGATGTTTGAAACTATAGAGAGGAAGCCAGAGATAGATGCTTTTGACACTAAGGGAAGGATATTAGATGACATTCGTGGAGATATAGAATTAAGGGATGTTAATTTCAGTTATCCAAGCAGACCAAATGAGCAAATATTCAATGGATTCTGTCTTTGTATCACTAGTGGCACAACTGCAGCTTTGGTTGGGCAAAGTGGAAGTGGGAAGTCAACCGTGATTAGTCTGGTAGAGAGATTTTATGATCCTCTGGCTGGTGAAGTTCTTATTGATGGCATTAACCTCAAAGAGTATCAGCTTAAATGGATTAGGGGGAAAATTGGTCTTGTTAGCCAGGAACCTGTATTATTTGCTTCCAGCATTATGGAAAATATTGCATATGGAAAGGATGGTGCAACTATAGAAGAGATTAGAGCAGCAACTGAACTTGCAAACGCTGCCAAGTTCATTGATAAATTGCCACAG GGACTAGATACCATGGCTGGTGAGCGTGGAACACAATTGTCTGGAGGGCAGAAACAGAGGATTGCCATTGCAAGAGCAATTCTAAAAGACCCACGAATCTTACTTCTTGATGAAGCTACGAGTGCACTTGATGCAGAATCTGAACGGATGGTGCAAGAGGCGTTAGACAGGATAATGGTCAACCGGACAACTGTCATTGTTGCCCATCGTTTGAGCACTGTAAGGAATGCCGATATGATTGCTGTTATTCATAGAGGAAAGATGGTTCAAAAAG GCTCACATTCAGAGCTAATCAAGGATCCTGATGGAGCATACTCTCAGCTCATACACTTgcaagaagaaaacaaagagttgGAACAATCTGTAGATGATCAAAACAAACTGGAAATTACGGTTGAACCTTCTAGACAGTCAAGCCAAAGAATGTCTGTCCTGCGATCCACAAGTCGGGGATCATCTGGATTAGGAAGTAGTGGCCGCCATTCGATCTCTGCATCATTTGGGATCACTACAGGAGTAAATGTACCTGAAATTTCACTGGCGGAACAACAAACCTCTTCACTGCCCGCAGAGCAACTTCCAAAGGTCTCACTTCGCCGCCTTGCCTACCTCAACAAGCCTGAGATTCCAGTGCTTATAGTTGGAGCTGTAGCAGCAATCAGCAATGGCATGATACTTCCGATTTTTAGTTTATTAATTTCCAGCGTTGTCAAAACATTTTATGAGCCACCAAAGGAACTGAAAAAGGATTCAAAATTTTGGGCAATAATGTTTATTGTCCTCGGTCTGGCTTTATTTCTGGTGATTCCAGCACGATCATATTTCTTTGCTGTCGCTGGGTGTAAATTAATCCAACGCATTAGATTACTTTGCTTTGAGAAGGTGATTCACATGGAGGTTGGTTGGTTCGATGAGCCTGAGCACTCCAGTGGTGCAATTGGTGCAAGGCTCTCAGCAGATGCAGCATCAATCCGTGCCTTAGTTGGGGATGCACTTGGACAGATTGTGGAAAATGCTGCTTCAGCAATTGCTGGGCTGGTCATTGCTTTTGTTGCAAGCTGGCAGCTGGCTTTTATCATCCTTGTATTGATTCCTCTGATCGGAGTTAGTGGATTTCTTCAAGTGAAGTTCATAAGTGGATTCAGCGCAAATGCAATG ATAAAATATGAGGAAGCAAGCCAGGTTGCTAATGATGCTGTGGGAAGTATAAGAATAGTTGCATCTTTCTGTTCTGAAGAGAAGGTGATGCAATTGTACAAAAAGAAATGTGAAGGCCCTATGAAGGCAGGGATAAGGCGAGGCTTGATCAGTGGAATAGGATTTGGGATGTCTTTCTTCTTACTGTTTTCTGTCTATGCAACGAGTTTCTATGCAGGAGCTCGACTCATTGAGGATGGCAAAGCAACATTCTCTGACATTTTCCGT GTTTTCTTTGCCTTAAGCATGGTAGCCCTTGGAATTTCTCAATTTAACTCCTTTGGTCCTGATTCTAGCAAAGCCAAGACTGCTGCTGCTTCCATATTTGGGATAATAGACCGGAAGTCAAAGATAGACCCGAGTGAGGAGTCCGGCATGAAATTGGATGATGTAAAGGGTGAAATAGAACTTCATCATTTAAGCTTTAGGTATCCATCTAGGCCAGATATTCAGGTCTTCCAAGACCTTAGCTTGTCTATAAATTCTGGCAAG ACTGTTGCCCTGGTTGGAGAAAGTGGGAGTGGGAAATCTACAGTGATCTCGCTTTTGCAAAGATTTTATGATCCTGAGTCAGGTCATATTACTCTGGATggaattgaaattcaaaagctCCAACTGAAGTGGTTGAGGCAGCAGATGGGGCTTGTGAGCCAAGAACCAATTTTGTTCAATGACACCATTCGTGCCAACATTTCATATGGAAAGGAAGGAAATGCAACTGAGGCAGAAATTATAGCTGCATCAGAGTTGGCCAATGCTGACAAGTTCATAAGTAGCTTACAACAG GGTTATGATACCATGGTCGGAGAGCGAGGAGTTCAGTTGTCCGGAGGACAGAAGCAACGTGTTGCCATTGCACGTGCTATAGTTAAAAGTCCAAAGATTTTACTGTTAGATGAGGCTACTAGTGCACTGGATGCTGAGTCTGAGAAAGTGGTTCAAGATGCACTTGATCGAGTCATGGTTAACCGGACCACCGTTGTTGTCGCCCATCGATTGTCAACAATAAAGAATGCCGATCTAATTGCAGTTCTTAAAAATGGAGTAATTGTGGAGAAAGGAAAGCATGAAACCTTGATTAATTTCAAGGGTGGATATTATGCCTCCTTGGTGGCAGTTCACCCAAGTGCTTCAAATGCATGA
- the LOC122319179 gene encoding ABC transporter B family member 21-like isoform X2 yields the protein MLHFLIRKRTPERLLGECLVTPSSYKMQWARSFVCAAKMASLGQSAYAKAATVVEQTIGSIRTVASFTGEMQAIINYNKFLVEAYKSGVHESLASGFGLGMVYLVVFCSYAFAIWFGAKMILEKGYSGGEVLNVIFAVFTGSMSLGEASPCMSAFAAGQAAAFKMFETIERKPEIDAFDTKGRILDDIRGDIELRDVNFSYPSRPNEQIFNGFCLCITSGTTAALVGQSGSGKSTVISLVERFYDPLAGEVLIDGINLKEYQLKWIRGKIGLVSQEPVLFASSIMENIAYGKDGATIEEIRAATELANAAKFIDKLPQGLDTMAGERGTQLSGGQKQRIAIARAILKDPRILLLDEATSALDAESERMVQEALDRIMVNRTTVIVAHRLSTVRNADMIAVIHRGKMVQKGSHSELIKDPDGAYSQLIHLQEENKELEQSVDDQNKLEITVEPSRQSSQRMSVLRSTSRGSSGLGSSGRHSISASFGITTGVNVPEISLAEQQTSSLPAEQLPKVSLRRLAYLNKPEIPVLIVGAVAAISNGMILPIFSLLISSVVKTFYEPPKELKKDSKFWAIMFIVLGLALFLVIPARSYFFAVAGCKLIQRIRLLCFEKVIHMEVGWFDEPEHSSGAIGARLSADAASIRALVGDALGQIVENAASAIAGLVIAFVASWQLAFIILVLIPLIGVSGFLQVKFISGFSANAMIKYEEASQVANDAVGSIRIVASFCSEEKVMQLYKKKCEGPMKAGIRRGLISGIGFGMSFFLLFSVYATSFYAGARLIEDGKATFSDIFRVFFALSMVALGISQFNSFGPDSSKAKTAAASIFGIIDRKSKIDPSEESGMKLDDVKGEIELHHLSFRYPSRPDIQVFQDLSLSINSGKTVALVGESGSGKSTVISLLQRFYDPESGHITLDGIEIQKLQLKWLRQQMGLVSQEPILFNDTIRANISYGKEGNATEAEIIAASELANADKFISSLQQGYDTMVGERGVQLSGGQKQRVAIARAIVKSPKILLLDEATSALDAESEKVVQDALDRVMVNRTTVVVAHRLSTIKNADLIAVLKNGVIVEKGKHETLINFKGGYYASLVAVHPSASNA from the exons ATGTTGCATTTTTTGATAAGGAAACGAACACCGGAGAGGTTATTGGGAGAATGTCTGGTGACACCGTCCTCATACAAGATGCAATGGGCGAGAAG TTTTGTTTGTGCAG CCAAGATGGCATCTCTTGGACAAAGTGCTTATGCAAAAGCAGCAACTGTAGTTGAACAGACAATTGGTTCAATCAGAACT GTTGCATCATTCACCGGTGAGATGCAAGCTATAATTAATTACAACAAATTTCTTGTAGAAGCTTACAAATCGGGTGTTCATGAAAGTCTGGCTTCGGGATTTGGTCTTGGCATGGTATATTTAGTGGTATTCTGTAGTTATGCTTTTGCGATCTGGTTTGGTGCAAAGATGATATTGGAGAAGGGATATAGTGGGGGTGAAGTGCTGAATGTGATATTTGCTGTGTTCACTGGGTCCAT GTCTCTAGGCGAGGCGTCTCCCTGCATGAGTGCATTTGCCGCTGGTCAAGCTGCAGCATTTAAGATGTTTGAAACTATAGAGAGGAAGCCAGAGATAGATGCTTTTGACACTAAGGGAAGGATATTAGATGACATTCGTGGAGATATAGAATTAAGGGATGTTAATTTCAGTTATCCAAGCAGACCAAATGAGCAAATATTCAATGGATTCTGTCTTTGTATCACTAGTGGCACAACTGCAGCTTTGGTTGGGCAAAGTGGAAGTGGGAAGTCAACCGTGATTAGTCTGGTAGAGAGATTTTATGATCCTCTGGCTGGTGAAGTTCTTATTGATGGCATTAACCTCAAAGAGTATCAGCTTAAATGGATTAGGGGGAAAATTGGTCTTGTTAGCCAGGAACCTGTATTATTTGCTTCCAGCATTATGGAAAATATTGCATATGGAAAGGATGGTGCAACTATAGAAGAGATTAGAGCAGCAACTGAACTTGCAAACGCTGCCAAGTTCATTGATAAATTGCCACAG GGACTAGATACCATGGCTGGTGAGCGTGGAACACAATTGTCTGGAGGGCAGAAACAGAGGATTGCCATTGCAAGAGCAATTCTAAAAGACCCACGAATCTTACTTCTTGATGAAGCTACGAGTGCACTTGATGCAGAATCTGAACGGATGGTGCAAGAGGCGTTAGACAGGATAATGGTCAACCGGACAACTGTCATTGTTGCCCATCGTTTGAGCACTGTAAGGAATGCCGATATGATTGCTGTTATTCATAGAGGAAAGATGGTTCAAAAAG GCTCACATTCAGAGCTAATCAAGGATCCTGATGGAGCATACTCTCAGCTCATACACTTgcaagaagaaaacaaagagttgGAACAATCTGTAGATGATCAAAACAAACTGGAAATTACGGTTGAACCTTCTAGACAGTCAAGCCAAAGAATGTCTGTCCTGCGATCCACAAGTCGGGGATCATCTGGATTAGGAAGTAGTGGCCGCCATTCGATCTCTGCATCATTTGGGATCACTACAGGAGTAAATGTACCTGAAATTTCACTGGCGGAACAACAAACCTCTTCACTGCCCGCAGAGCAACTTCCAAAGGTCTCACTTCGCCGCCTTGCCTACCTCAACAAGCCTGAGATTCCAGTGCTTATAGTTGGAGCTGTAGCAGCAATCAGCAATGGCATGATACTTCCGATTTTTAGTTTATTAATTTCCAGCGTTGTCAAAACATTTTATGAGCCACCAAAGGAACTGAAAAAGGATTCAAAATTTTGGGCAATAATGTTTATTGTCCTCGGTCTGGCTTTATTTCTGGTGATTCCAGCACGATCATATTTCTTTGCTGTCGCTGGGTGTAAATTAATCCAACGCATTAGATTACTTTGCTTTGAGAAGGTGATTCACATGGAGGTTGGTTGGTTCGATGAGCCTGAGCACTCCAGTGGTGCAATTGGTGCAAGGCTCTCAGCAGATGCAGCATCAATCCGTGCCTTAGTTGGGGATGCACTTGGACAGATTGTGGAAAATGCTGCTTCAGCAATTGCTGGGCTGGTCATTGCTTTTGTTGCAAGCTGGCAGCTGGCTTTTATCATCCTTGTATTGATTCCTCTGATCGGAGTTAGTGGATTTCTTCAAGTGAAGTTCATAAGTGGATTCAGCGCAAATGCAATG ATAAAATATGAGGAAGCAAGCCAGGTTGCTAATGATGCTGTGGGAAGTATAAGAATAGTTGCATCTTTCTGTTCTGAAGAGAAGGTGATGCAATTGTACAAAAAGAAATGTGAAGGCCCTATGAAGGCAGGGATAAGGCGAGGCTTGATCAGTGGAATAGGATTTGGGATGTCTTTCTTCTTACTGTTTTCTGTCTATGCAACGAGTTTCTATGCAGGAGCTCGACTCATTGAGGATGGCAAAGCAACATTCTCTGACATTTTCCGT GTTTTCTTTGCCTTAAGCATGGTAGCCCTTGGAATTTCTCAATTTAACTCCTTTGGTCCTGATTCTAGCAAAGCCAAGACTGCTGCTGCTTCCATATTTGGGATAATAGACCGGAAGTCAAAGATAGACCCGAGTGAGGAGTCCGGCATGAAATTGGATGATGTAAAGGGTGAAATAGAACTTCATCATTTAAGCTTTAGGTATCCATCTAGGCCAGATATTCAGGTCTTCCAAGACCTTAGCTTGTCTATAAATTCTGGCAAG ACTGTTGCCCTGGTTGGAGAAAGTGGGAGTGGGAAATCTACAGTGATCTCGCTTTTGCAAAGATTTTATGATCCTGAGTCAGGTCATATTACTCTGGATggaattgaaattcaaaagctCCAACTGAAGTGGTTGAGGCAGCAGATGGGGCTTGTGAGCCAAGAACCAATTTTGTTCAATGACACCATTCGTGCCAACATTTCATATGGAAAGGAAGGAAATGCAACTGAGGCAGAAATTATAGCTGCATCAGAGTTGGCCAATGCTGACAAGTTCATAAGTAGCTTACAACAG GGTTATGATACCATGGTCGGAGAGCGAGGAGTTCAGTTGTCCGGAGGACAGAAGCAACGTGTTGCCATTGCACGTGCTATAGTTAAAAGTCCAAAGATTTTACTGTTAGATGAGGCTACTAGTGCACTGGATGCTGAGTCTGAGAAAGTGGTTCAAGATGCACTTGATCGAGTCATGGTTAACCGGACCACCGTTGTTGTCGCCCATCGATTGTCAACAATAAAGAATGCCGATCTAATTGCAGTTCTTAAAAATGGAGTAATTGTGGAGAAAGGAAAGCATGAAACCTTGATTAATTTCAAGGGTGGATATTATGCCTCCTTGGTGGCAGTTCACCCAAGTGCTTCAAATGCATGA
- the LOC122319179 gene encoding ABC transporter B family member 11-like isoform X1, translating into MAVDNGFGGQTDTDEATTSKSNPEAEKNPATNGDQEQEDIKKRKGDEKANTVPFQKLFSFADSTDILLMILGTIGAVGNGVCMPLMTVLFGELTNSFGDNQNNHKVVDAVSKVSLKFVYLAIGSAVAAFLQVACWMVTGERQAARIRGLYLKTLLRQDVAFFDKETNTGEVIGRMSGDTVLIQDAMGEKVGKFLQLISTFIGGFVIAFIKGWLLTLVMLSSIPLLVVSGAFVSIILAKMASLGQSAYAKAATVVEQTIGSIRTVASFTGEMQAIINYNKFLVEAYKSGVHESLASGFGLGMVYLVVFCSYAFAIWFGAKMILEKGYSGGEVLNVIFAVFTGSMSLGEASPCMSAFAAGQAAAFKMFETIERKPEIDAFDTKGRILDDIRGDIELRDVNFSYPSRPNEQIFNGFCLCITSGTTAALVGQSGSGKSTVISLVERFYDPLAGEVLIDGINLKEYQLKWIRGKIGLVSQEPVLFASSIMENIAYGKDGATIEEIRAATELANAAKFIDKLPQGLDTMAGERGTQLSGGQKQRIAIARAILKDPRILLLDEATSALDAESERMVQEALDRIMVNRTTVIVAHRLSTVRNADMIAVIHRGKMVQKGSHSELIKDPDGAYSQLIHLQEENKELEQSVDDQNKLEITVEPSRQSSQRMSVLRSTSRGSSGLGSSGRHSISASFGITTGVNVPEISLAEQQTSSLPAEQLPKVSLRRLAYLNKPEIPVLIVGAVAAISNGMILPIFSLLISSVVKTFYEPPKELKKDSKFWAIMFIVLGLALFLVIPARSYFFAVAGCKLIQRIRLLCFEKVIHMEVGWFDEPEHSSGAIGARLSADAASIRALVGDALGQIVENAASAIAGLVIAFVASWQLAFIILVLIPLIGVSGFLQVKFISGFSANAMIKYEEASQVANDAVGSIRIVASFCSEEKVMQLYKKKCEGPMKAGIRRGLISGIGFGMSFFLLFSVYATSFYAGARLIEDGKATFSDIFRVFFALSMVALGISQFNSFGPDSSKAKTAAASIFGIIDRKSKIDPSEESGMKLDDVKGEIELHHLSFRYPSRPDIQVFQDLSLSINSGKTVALVGESGSGKSTVISLLQRFYDPESGHITLDGIEIQKLQLKWLRQQMGLVSQEPILFNDTIRANISYGKEGNATEAEIIAASELANADKFISSLQQGYDTMVGERGVQLSGGQKQRVAIARAIVKSPKILLLDEATSALDAESEKVVQDALDRVMVNRTTVVVAHRLSTIKNADLIAVLKNGVIVEKGKHETLINFKGGYYASLVAVHPSASNA; encoded by the exons ATGGCAGTTGACAATGGGTTCGGTGGCCAAACAGATACAGATGAAGCCACCACATCAAAAAGCAATCCAGAAGCGGAGAAAAACCCCGCCACGAATGGTGATCAGGAACAGGAAGACATAAAAAAGCGCAAAGGAGATGAGAAAGCTAACACTGTTCCTTTTCAGAAACTGTTCTCATTTGCAGATTCCACTGATATTTTGTTAATGATCCTTGGCACAATTGGTGCAGTCGGCAATGGTGTATGTATGCCCCTTATGACTGTGCTATTTGGTGAATTGACCAATTCTTTTGGAGATAACCAGAATAACCACAAAGTGGTTGATGCTGTTTCCAAG GTGTCTCTCAAATTTGTCTACTTGGCTATTGGCTCAGCTGTTGCAGCGTTCCTTC AGGTGGCTTGCTGGATGGTCACAGGGGAGAGACAGGCAGCTAGAATAAGGGGTTTGTATCTTAAGACTCTATTAAGACAAGATGTTGCATTTTTTGATAAGGAAACGAACACCGGAGAGGTTATTGGGAGAATGTCTGGTGACACCGTCCTCATACAAGATGCAATGGGCGAGAAG GTTGGGAAATTTTTACAACTCATTTCTACATTCATAGGAGGCTTTGTAATAGCATTTATCAAAGGCTGGCTTCTAACCCTTGTTATGTTATCTTCTATTCCTCTTCTTGTGGTATCCGGTGCATTTGTCTCCATCATTCTAGCCAAGATGGCATCTCTTGGACAAAGTGCTTATGCAAAAGCAGCAACTGTAGTTGAACAGACAATTGGTTCAATCAGAACT GTTGCATCATTCACCGGTGAGATGCAAGCTATAATTAATTACAACAAATTTCTTGTAGAAGCTTACAAATCGGGTGTTCATGAAAGTCTGGCTTCGGGATTTGGTCTTGGCATGGTATATTTAGTGGTATTCTGTAGTTATGCTTTTGCGATCTGGTTTGGTGCAAAGATGATATTGGAGAAGGGATATAGTGGGGGTGAAGTGCTGAATGTGATATTTGCTGTGTTCACTGGGTCCAT GTCTCTAGGCGAGGCGTCTCCCTGCATGAGTGCATTTGCCGCTGGTCAAGCTGCAGCATTTAAGATGTTTGAAACTATAGAGAGGAAGCCAGAGATAGATGCTTTTGACACTAAGGGAAGGATATTAGATGACATTCGTGGAGATATAGAATTAAGGGATGTTAATTTCAGTTATCCAAGCAGACCAAATGAGCAAATATTCAATGGATTCTGTCTTTGTATCACTAGTGGCACAACTGCAGCTTTGGTTGGGCAAAGTGGAAGTGGGAAGTCAACCGTGATTAGTCTGGTAGAGAGATTTTATGATCCTCTGGCTGGTGAAGTTCTTATTGATGGCATTAACCTCAAAGAGTATCAGCTTAAATGGATTAGGGGGAAAATTGGTCTTGTTAGCCAGGAACCTGTATTATTTGCTTCCAGCATTATGGAAAATATTGCATATGGAAAGGATGGTGCAACTATAGAAGAGATTAGAGCAGCAACTGAACTTGCAAACGCTGCCAAGTTCATTGATAAATTGCCACAG GGACTAGATACCATGGCTGGTGAGCGTGGAACACAATTGTCTGGAGGGCAGAAACAGAGGATTGCCATTGCAAGAGCAATTCTAAAAGACCCACGAATCTTACTTCTTGATGAAGCTACGAGTGCACTTGATGCAGAATCTGAACGGATGGTGCAAGAGGCGTTAGACAGGATAATGGTCAACCGGACAACTGTCATTGTTGCCCATCGTTTGAGCACTGTAAGGAATGCCGATATGATTGCTGTTATTCATAGAGGAAAGATGGTTCAAAAAG GCTCACATTCAGAGCTAATCAAGGATCCTGATGGAGCATACTCTCAGCTCATACACTTgcaagaagaaaacaaagagttgGAACAATCTGTAGATGATCAAAACAAACTGGAAATTACGGTTGAACCTTCTAGACAGTCAAGCCAAAGAATGTCTGTCCTGCGATCCACAAGTCGGGGATCATCTGGATTAGGAAGTAGTGGCCGCCATTCGATCTCTGCATCATTTGGGATCACTACAGGAGTAAATGTACCTGAAATTTCACTGGCGGAACAACAAACCTCTTCACTGCCCGCAGAGCAACTTCCAAAGGTCTCACTTCGCCGCCTTGCCTACCTCAACAAGCCTGAGATTCCAGTGCTTATAGTTGGAGCTGTAGCAGCAATCAGCAATGGCATGATACTTCCGATTTTTAGTTTATTAATTTCCAGCGTTGTCAAAACATTTTATGAGCCACCAAAGGAACTGAAAAAGGATTCAAAATTTTGGGCAATAATGTTTATTGTCCTCGGTCTGGCTTTATTTCTGGTGATTCCAGCACGATCATATTTCTTTGCTGTCGCTGGGTGTAAATTAATCCAACGCATTAGATTACTTTGCTTTGAGAAGGTGATTCACATGGAGGTTGGTTGGTTCGATGAGCCTGAGCACTCCAGTGGTGCAATTGGTGCAAGGCTCTCAGCAGATGCAGCATCAATCCGTGCCTTAGTTGGGGATGCACTTGGACAGATTGTGGAAAATGCTGCTTCAGCAATTGCTGGGCTGGTCATTGCTTTTGTTGCAAGCTGGCAGCTGGCTTTTATCATCCTTGTATTGATTCCTCTGATCGGAGTTAGTGGATTTCTTCAAGTGAAGTTCATAAGTGGATTCAGCGCAAATGCAATG ATAAAATATGAGGAAGCAAGCCAGGTTGCTAATGATGCTGTGGGAAGTATAAGAATAGTTGCATCTTTCTGTTCTGAAGAGAAGGTGATGCAATTGTACAAAAAGAAATGTGAAGGCCCTATGAAGGCAGGGATAAGGCGAGGCTTGATCAGTGGAATAGGATTTGGGATGTCTTTCTTCTTACTGTTTTCTGTCTATGCAACGAGTTTCTATGCAGGAGCTCGACTCATTGAGGATGGCAAAGCAACATTCTCTGACATTTTCCGT GTTTTCTTTGCCTTAAGCATGGTAGCCCTTGGAATTTCTCAATTTAACTCCTTTGGTCCTGATTCTAGCAAAGCCAAGACTGCTGCTGCTTCCATATTTGGGATAATAGACCGGAAGTCAAAGATAGACCCGAGTGAGGAGTCCGGCATGAAATTGGATGATGTAAAGGGTGAAATAGAACTTCATCATTTAAGCTTTAGGTATCCATCTAGGCCAGATATTCAGGTCTTCCAAGACCTTAGCTTGTCTATAAATTCTGGCAAG ACTGTTGCCCTGGTTGGAGAAAGTGGGAGTGGGAAATCTACAGTGATCTCGCTTTTGCAAAGATTTTATGATCCTGAGTCAGGTCATATTACTCTGGATggaattgaaattcaaaagctCCAACTGAAGTGGTTGAGGCAGCAGATGGGGCTTGTGAGCCAAGAACCAATTTTGTTCAATGACACCATTCGTGCCAACATTTCATATGGAAAGGAAGGAAATGCAACTGAGGCAGAAATTATAGCTGCATCAGAGTTGGCCAATGCTGACAAGTTCATAAGTAGCTTACAACAG GGTTATGATACCATGGTCGGAGAGCGAGGAGTTCAGTTGTCCGGAGGACAGAAGCAACGTGTTGCCATTGCACGTGCTATAGTTAAAAGTCCAAAGATTTTACTGTTAGATGAGGCTACTAGTGCACTGGATGCTGAGTCTGAGAAAGTGGTTCAAGATGCACTTGATCGAGTCATGGTTAACCGGACCACCGTTGTTGTCGCCCATCGATTGTCAACAATAAAGAATGCCGATCTAATTGCAGTTCTTAAAAATGGAGTAATTGTGGAGAAAGGAAAGCATGAAACCTTGATTAATTTCAAGGGTGGATATTATGCCTCCTTGGTGGCAGTTCACCCAAGTGCTTCAAATGCATGA